From Deltaproteobacteria bacterium:
GTCTTCCGACTTCTCCCAGATCTCCGGTTTGGCTTTGGTTTTGCCGGTGGTGTTGCCTTTGGGGAAAGCCGCAACGATACCGTCAGCGGTGCCCATAATGTCCTTTGCCTTTACCTCTACAACCGCGTAATTTTTCTCTTCAACTGCGGCCTTAAGCGCTTTCGCTGTGGCGCTCTGGTTTTTCATCAAGTTCTGTCGTTTCTCGTTGACGTCCGCCTGGGCGAACACCTGCGTCGAAATCGCTAGAGTCATGAACCCGAATACCGCACCCGTTAAAATGTTCCGAACCATTTTATTCTATTCTCCTTTCAAATTTTCTAACCGTTAATTTTTAAACTATGATTGACAATCTTTCGTTGCCAGCAAATTTTTAATTCGCGTTATTTCACCGCAGGCAGTTGCGCGCGTATTTCTCCCGCTTTGTTTGCCGCGCTATGCACGTTGACATAGAGGTTGCCGGCCAAGTAGCTCGAGTATTGGGCATCGGTCAGTTTCGCTCCAGCGGCAGGAGACCACGAGTTATCGGCGGCTTTGGCTAGCGGTACGATGACCGGGCCATTGGCGCCTTTGGCCGCTTCGTGGATATGTGCCGCGGTGGCTTCTACGCCAGAGGTGGTGACCTTGCCAGTGACCGTTTTATCTGCGGCGATAACAAAGGTGGCGCTTCCAGTCGCTGAGGTCTTGACCGGAGGAACCTCTTGGTCGCCGGATAACGCTACTTTGATTTCCTTCTGGCCCATATCGCTTGTCATGGCGCAGCCGACCGCGATGAGCGCCAGCAAAGTTAGAATCACCGAAGGTGGGCATTTTTGAAATAGCTTGTTCATGTTTAT
This genomic window contains:
- a CDS encoding CHRD domain-containing protein — its product is MNKLFQKCPPSVILTLLALIAVGCAMTSDMGQKEIKVALSGDQEVPPVKTSATGSATFVIAADKTVTGKVTTSGVEATAAHIHEAAKGANGPVIVPLAKAADNSWSPAAGAKLTDAQYSSYLAGNLYVNVHSAANKAGEIRAQLPAVK
- a CDS encoding cytochrome c, producing MVRNILTGAVFGFMTLAISTQVFAQADVNEKRQNLMKNQSATAKALKAAVEEKNYAVVEVKAKDIMGTADGIVAAFPKGNTTGKTKAKPEIWEKSEDFGKTAKSLSKVAGELAAAAKAGNEAEVGVKFKALGDTCGSCHKQFRAEKYGE